A region from the Streptomyces sp. 3214.6 genome encodes:
- a CDS encoding FMN-binding protein — protein MRKSHPLRRVVLATAATVSGIVLLLSLKPSSDPASAQAAGSGSGTAQEAAQGGAGAPVTGTMTGDAVKTQYGNVQVRITVVNNKIMKAEAVQAPKGGTSDEKTKLAIPQLNAAVVAKQSPNIDTVSGATYTSEGYKKSLQSAIDKANASAGSSQGSGSGSGSAQAAGTFTGDAVQTQYGNVQVRITVAGGKITKADAVQAPKGGTSDQKTALSIPKLNQEAVAAGSADIDSVSSATYTSEGYKKSLQSALDKAKASAGSASGSGSASGSGSGSSGSGSASGAAQAKTVTGSVQQTQYGPVQVRITVAGGKITKADAVQAPKGGTSDQKTALSIPKLNQEAVAAGSADIDSVSGATYTSEGYKKSLQSALDQAR, from the coding sequence ATGAGGAAGAGCCACCCTCTTCGACGCGTCGTGCTGGCCACCGCCGCCACCGTGTCCGGGATCGTGCTGCTGCTGTCGCTGAAGCCGTCCTCCGACCCGGCCTCCGCGCAGGCGGCGGGCTCGGGCTCGGGCACGGCGCAGGAGGCGGCCCAGGGCGGGGCCGGGGCGCCCGTTACGGGGACGATGACCGGGGACGCCGTCAAGACGCAGTACGGGAACGTGCAGGTCCGCATCACCGTCGTCAACAACAAGATCATGAAGGCGGAGGCCGTCCAGGCGCCCAAGGGCGGCACCAGCGACGAGAAGACCAAGCTGGCGATCCCCCAGCTGAACGCGGCCGTGGTCGCCAAGCAGAGCCCGAACATCGACACGGTGTCGGGCGCGACCTACACCAGCGAGGGCTACAAGAAGTCCCTGCAGTCGGCGATCGACAAGGCGAACGCGAGCGCGGGCTCCTCCCAGGGTTCCGGTTCCGGTTCCGGCAGCGCGCAGGCCGCCGGCACCTTCACCGGGGACGCGGTCCAGACGCAGTACGGCAACGTGCAGGTGCGGATCACCGTCGCCGGCGGGAAGATCACCAAGGCGGACGCCGTCCAGGCGCCCAAGGGCGGCACCAGCGACCAGAAGACCGCACTCTCCATCCCCAAGCTCAACCAGGAGGCCGTGGCCGCGGGCAGCGCGGACATCGACTCGGTGTCCAGCGCGACCTACACCAGCGAGGGCTACAAGAAGTCCCTGCAGTCGGCGCTGGACAAGGCGAAGGCGAGCGCGGGCTCGGCGTCGGGTTCGGGTTCGGCGTCCGGCTCGGGCTCGGGGTCGTCCGGCTCGGGATCCGCTTCGGGTGCCGCGCAGGCCAAGACCGTCACCGGCAGCGTCCAGCAGACGCAGTACGGTCCCGTCCAGGTGCGGATCACCGTCGCCGGCGGGAAGATCACCAAGGCGGACGCCGTCCAGGCGCCCAAGGGCGGCACCAGCGACCAGAAGACCGCACTCTCCATCCCCAAGCTCAACCAGGAGGCCGTGGCCGCGGGCAGCGCGGACATCGACTCGGTGTCCGGCGCCACCTACACCAGCGAGGGCTACAAGAAGTCCCTGCAGTCGGCGCTGGACCAGGCCCGGTGA
- a CDS encoding ferredoxin reductase family protein — protein MTTTIAGGRAARRQTMRRIRPRRSPAVPLLLAVWAGAAGVLWLWWANTPNIADTNSKILNAGRITGLLAGYLMALVVLQMARVPALERRVGSDRVARWHAMSGRYTLCLVFAHVFLIMWGYALQAGKSLGDIVQQTIDSVNQLPDMGKAAIGTGLFLLIGLVSIGPVRRRMPYDTWYHIHLLTYGAVFLTFWHQITTGNDFAIEPTAKTVWYALYGSVTALVVWYRVVTPLRLNLRHRMYVEAVIEETPGIVSVLIGGRKLHRIGAEAGQFFRWRFLAPGMRFSSHPYSLSANPRPELLRITVKAIGDHTAALRELRPGTKVWAEGPYGAMTASRRSQGKVLLVAGGVGITPMRTLFETLPGAPGDITLLYRANSTQDLALWDELAKIADERGARLMYAVNSPDGERPDISAESLQRKIPDIDSHDVFMCGPNGFAQGVFEALRGAGVPARRIHHESFEM, from the coding sequence GTGACCACCACGATCGCAGGCGGACGCGCCGCCCGCCGCCAGACGATGCGCCGCATCCGCCCGCGCCGATCCCCGGCCGTCCCGCTGTTGCTCGCCGTATGGGCGGGCGCGGCAGGCGTGCTGTGGCTGTGGTGGGCCAACACGCCGAACATCGCGGACACCAACAGCAAGATCCTCAACGCGGGACGGATCACCGGTCTGCTCGCCGGGTACCTGATGGCGCTTGTCGTGCTGCAGATGGCGCGGGTGCCTGCGCTGGAGCGGCGGGTGGGCTCGGACCGGGTCGCTCGCTGGCACGCGATGAGCGGCCGGTACACGCTCTGCCTGGTCTTCGCGCACGTGTTCCTCATCATGTGGGGGTACGCGCTGCAGGCCGGCAAGTCGCTCGGCGACATCGTCCAGCAGACGATCGACTCCGTGAACCAGCTGCCGGACATGGGCAAGGCCGCCATCGGGACCGGCTTGTTCCTGCTCATCGGCCTGGTGTCGATCGGCCCGGTGCGGCGCAGGATGCCGTACGACACCTGGTACCACATCCACCTGTTGACGTACGGGGCCGTGTTCCTGACGTTCTGGCACCAGATCACCACCGGCAACGACTTCGCGATCGAGCCGACCGCGAAGACCGTCTGGTACGCGCTGTACGGGTCGGTCACCGCGCTGGTCGTCTGGTACCGCGTCGTCACCCCGCTCCGGCTGAACCTGCGTCACCGCATGTACGTCGAGGCGGTCATCGAGGAGACGCCCGGCATCGTGTCCGTGCTGATCGGCGGCCGCAAGCTGCACCGCATCGGCGCGGAGGCCGGGCAGTTCTTCCGCTGGCGGTTCCTCGCGCCGGGGATGCGGTTCAGCTCCCACCCGTACTCGCTGTCGGCGAACCCCCGCCCCGAGCTGCTGCGGATCACGGTCAAGGCGATCGGCGACCACACCGCGGCGCTGCGCGAGCTGCGGCCCGGCACGAAGGTGTGGGCCGAGGGCCCGTACGGCGCGATGACCGCCTCCCGGCGCAGCCAGGGCAAGGTGCTACTGGTCGCCGGCGGTGTGGGCATCACCCCGATGCGGACGCTGTTCGAGACGCTGCCGGGCGCGCCCGGTGACATCACCCTTCTCTACCGGGCCAACAGCACCCAGGACCTGGCCCTGTGGGACGAGCTGGCGAAGATCGCCGACGAGCGCGGGGCACGGCTGATGTACGCCGTCAACAGCCCCGACGGGGAGCGCCCCGACATCTCGGCGGAGTCCCTGCAGCGGAAGATCCCCGACATCGACAGCCACGACGTCTTCATGTGCGGACCGAACGGCTTCGCCCAAGGGGTGTTCGAGGCACTGCGCGGCGCCGGGGTCCCCGCCCGCCGTATCCATCACGAGTCGTTCGAGATGTGA
- a CDS encoding HD domain-containing protein, producing the protein MAAARRALLIGIGDAPSVTDLESLAEPVEADLRLLSTALKASGYEVKTLHDAGRSQIRSTIYEAGRECPPGGTLLLYFTGHGLRVNRTDYLVPADAVPPTDGNWREPYLESLLPVNINPLLGDCAAGTVLWFIDACRTDTASDGEAFANRADTGPPNGGFAVMAGCSAGQRSGYTGEGSFFARGLADALGPLTPARTVEDVLAAARARTTEAAWRHRVTQVPWFHYGSHAEEQTKKTEICEGRPLLEAWLDAARTTPLWRHLAPEATVHVDALQDALSGFVESCARTVHLAQRRMPCPDPWADDAFPVRLLCDRLPLLLPEGATLSPVEVVTLVAAPFLHEVAWAERLSQAAELGPDTLGRRTPADAHRRHYEQIVEQYGRVARKIADCQARDRPQDTAALTMWLVHRWIADRFQTDDEVVPAPPAEALAARLGVADGRVGDLALLLRAAASAVGPDEPLDELADWTPRKVLLPGGHQHLRIRPLAALLRLAATLALDVRALADIVAEHLAVSDPVLPQQTVAIAHELSWHREGSALHLDAPCPHQAVHAALLETVDAADQLAARIGEMADRMPESEAGLLTAVPGRITDRDLQPQRSGGQPAYEVPLLRFHLAQTEVRDLLMGEQLYGGEPQLALRELYQNAMDACRYRAMRWAYLGSTGRRPADWTGRIVFTQGRDERGRYVECRDNGVGMSAEQLKQTFTRAGSRFERSASFRKEQSRWLRHDPALRLYPNSRFGIGVFSYFMLADEMTIVTRQVSPEGIPAERAFRVEIPSSGSLFRIQQHDGSDDGVAEGGTRVRLYLRDDDSRNRRLSCVTVLRELVRVAEFALEATEGTGHEHAWEPGVLQPALGTDPADALEAVPGALWWVNGPGAILCDGIVTDQTPFGHVVNLTGPHAGRLSVSRKELQDFDAEWVESLWQQGAAELATWRALSLAWLGQLDDLSQATARVLDAEWRGKGVHVQDWDGEPVDFDQVGWFHLDQLIVGDRGLVGRQALCVPWRAMALGLPHDNRHAAGPVDLTGYPVPAAGDAELVRSSLASWYEVVAHAATKRTSVEEIQRRRRALRVVHRDFAPLPRGVESLDWIPGSSDRILMDSLAGDIGAQVSDGDGSRHWGGLILASLQLSAPLGELVERLGRFAPLLPSPVPEVPPAFQDHVCTQEDLQSVFHRSSQPHAEPVWQLADEPLLVCDVAKQAGRPVDEVLRRLADFAWLGWTAPTSEAVAPWTLLADDEILDDVVRLFSVRLPEGDRELRWAATVDFAESMDTDLADAERRLAREADKLGLRYERRYAQDTAAARVEPSLDAAVLVRRLQTINCALERGVDLESLSIARNLRGQEWEPSVAVEDLREAGVRVPDDITLAVDWNRLPLRDRYILSGKEPSLMEEDTPAADITSGALFYSAERLNETLREVWKTADKYAELYGLTMPSLPEALADLRPTRGMAIAVLSHPIDDRTGSSATARWRRLTPMGLATYARQLASDGAAAYERLLPLRSIGALVTELPVDALAALQGLMPDDHDVVALGNDHRVTGEDDPYCALDLVSIAGRLGEPLPRTVERITPYLPLCPEPRVLPPVPDVLPRWQDLTLLTEDLDGMLPAVHGRVSPSHVRRAAAATGESEQWIAERLRLYATMFDLVVDEKDEKDGERDEDGDE; encoded by the coding sequence ATGGCAGCGGCACGCAGGGCTCTGTTGATCGGCATCGGGGACGCGCCCTCGGTCACCGACCTGGAGTCACTGGCCGAACCGGTCGAGGCCGACCTGCGGCTGCTGAGCACCGCGCTGAAGGCCTCGGGCTACGAGGTGAAGACCCTCCACGACGCCGGCCGCAGCCAGATCAGGTCGACGATCTACGAGGCGGGCCGGGAGTGCCCGCCGGGCGGGACCCTCCTGCTCTACTTCACCGGGCACGGCCTGCGCGTCAACCGCACCGACTACCTCGTCCCCGCCGACGCCGTTCCCCCGACCGACGGCAACTGGCGTGAGCCGTACCTGGAGTCGCTGCTGCCCGTCAACATCAACCCGCTCCTCGGCGACTGCGCCGCCGGGACCGTGCTGTGGTTCATCGACGCCTGCCGGACGGACACCGCGAGCGACGGGGAGGCGTTCGCCAACCGGGCCGACACCGGCCCGCCGAACGGCGGGTTCGCGGTGATGGCCGGCTGCTCGGCGGGCCAGCGCAGCGGCTACACCGGCGAGGGAAGCTTCTTCGCCCGCGGACTGGCCGACGCCCTGGGCCCGCTCACGCCCGCCCGCACGGTCGAGGACGTGCTCGCCGCCGCCCGCGCGAGAACCACCGAGGCGGCATGGCGCCACCGGGTGACGCAGGTCCCCTGGTTCCACTACGGCAGCCATGCCGAGGAGCAGACGAAGAAGACGGAGATCTGCGAGGGCCGGCCCCTCCTCGAGGCATGGCTGGACGCCGCCCGCACCACCCCGCTGTGGCGACACCTGGCGCCCGAGGCCACCGTCCACGTGGATGCTCTGCAGGACGCGCTGAGCGGGTTCGTGGAGAGCTGCGCGCGCACGGTCCATCTGGCCCAGCGCCGCATGCCCTGCCCGGACCCGTGGGCCGACGACGCCTTCCCGGTCAGGCTGCTGTGCGACCGGCTGCCCCTGCTGCTGCCCGAGGGGGCCACGCTGTCCCCCGTCGAGGTGGTCACCCTCGTCGCCGCGCCGTTCCTGCACGAGGTGGCCTGGGCCGAGCGGCTCAGCCAGGCGGCGGAGCTCGGCCCGGACACGCTCGGGCGGCGCACGCCGGCCGACGCCCATCGACGGCACTACGAGCAGATCGTCGAACAGTACGGCCGCGTGGCGCGCAAAATCGCCGACTGCCAGGCCCGCGACCGCCCGCAGGACACCGCGGCCCTCACCATGTGGCTGGTGCACCGCTGGATCGCGGACCGCTTCCAGACCGACGACGAGGTCGTGCCCGCACCGCCGGCCGAGGCCCTGGCCGCACGGCTGGGCGTCGCCGACGGCAGGGTGGGGGATCTCGCGTTGCTGCTGCGGGCGGCGGCCTCCGCGGTCGGCCCGGACGAACCTCTCGACGAACTGGCCGACTGGACGCCGCGCAAGGTGCTGCTGCCCGGTGGACACCAGCATCTGCGCATCCGCCCGCTGGCCGCGCTGCTGCGCCTCGCCGCGACCCTGGCCCTGGACGTGCGCGCCCTGGCGGACATCGTGGCCGAGCATCTGGCGGTCTCCGACCCGGTGTTGCCGCAGCAGACGGTGGCGATCGCACACGAGCTGAGCTGGCACCGCGAGGGCAGCGCCCTGCACCTGGACGCGCCCTGTCCGCATCAGGCTGTGCACGCCGCGCTCCTGGAGACCGTCGACGCGGCCGACCAACTGGCCGCCCGCATCGGGGAGATGGCCGACCGGATGCCGGAATCCGAGGCCGGGCTGCTGACCGCCGTGCCCGGCCGGATCACCGACCGCGATCTGCAGCCGCAGCGCAGCGGCGGGCAACCGGCGTACGAAGTACCCCTGTTGCGCTTCCATCTCGCGCAGACCGAAGTGCGGGACCTGCTGATGGGCGAGCAGCTCTACGGCGGCGAACCGCAGTTGGCGCTGCGGGAGCTGTACCAGAACGCCATGGACGCCTGCCGCTACCGGGCGATGCGCTGGGCGTACCTGGGGAGCACCGGCCGCCGGCCGGCCGACTGGACCGGGCGGATCGTCTTCACCCAGGGCAGGGACGAGCGCGGCCGGTACGTGGAGTGCCGGGACAACGGCGTGGGCATGAGCGCCGAACAGCTCAAGCAGACCTTCACGCGGGCCGGCAGTCGCTTCGAGCGGTCCGCGTCGTTCCGCAAGGAGCAGTCCCGGTGGCTGCGTCACGACCCGGCCCTGCGGCTGTACCCCAACAGCCGTTTCGGCATCGGCGTGTTCAGCTACTTCATGCTGGCCGACGAGATGACCATCGTGACCCGGCAGGTCAGCCCGGAGGGCATCCCGGCGGAGCGCGCCTTCCGGGTCGAGATCCCCAGCAGCGGAAGCCTCTTCCGCATCCAGCAGCACGACGGCTCGGACGACGGCGTCGCCGAGGGCGGCACCCGCGTGCGGCTGTATCTGCGCGACGACGACAGCAGGAATCGGCGGCTGTCGTGCGTGACGGTGCTCCGGGAGCTGGTCCGGGTTGCCGAGTTCGCCTTGGAGGCGACCGAGGGTACGGGGCACGAGCACGCGTGGGAACCGGGGGTTCTGCAGCCCGCCCTCGGGACCGACCCCGCCGACGCCCTGGAGGCCGTACCGGGCGCATTGTGGTGGGTGAACGGGCCGGGAGCGATCCTGTGCGACGGCATCGTGACCGACCAGACGCCGTTCGGCCATGTGGTCAACCTGACGGGACCTCATGCGGGCAGACTCAGTGTGAGCCGCAAGGAGTTGCAGGACTTCGACGCGGAGTGGGTGGAGTCGCTGTGGCAGCAGGGCGCGGCGGAGCTCGCCACGTGGCGGGCGCTGTCCCTGGCCTGGCTGGGTCAGCTCGACGACCTGAGCCAGGCCACGGCGCGGGTTCTCGACGCGGAGTGGCGCGGTAAGGGCGTTCACGTGCAGGACTGGGACGGCGAACCCGTGGACTTCGACCAGGTGGGCTGGTTCCACCTGGACCAGCTCATCGTCGGCGACAGAGGTCTGGTGGGCCGTCAGGCCCTGTGCGTGCCCTGGCGGGCCATGGCCCTCGGGCTGCCGCACGACAACCGCCACGCCGCGGGGCCCGTGGATCTCACCGGGTACCCGGTCCCCGCCGCCGGTGACGCCGAACTGGTGAGGTCGTCACTGGCCTCCTGGTACGAGGTGGTGGCGCACGCGGCGACGAAGCGAACGAGCGTTGAAGAGATCCAGCGCCGACGCAGGGCCTTGCGTGTCGTACACCGTGACTTCGCGCCGCTCCCCCGTGGAGTCGAGTCGTTGGACTGGATACCCGGCAGCAGCGACCGCATCCTGATGGACTCCCTGGCGGGGGACATCGGGGCGCAGGTGTCGGACGGCGACGGCTCCCGTCACTGGGGTGGTCTGATCCTGGCGTCGCTCCAGCTCTCGGCGCCGCTGGGCGAGTTGGTGGAACGGCTCGGCCGCTTCGCTCCGCTGTTGCCGTCCCCGGTCCCGGAGGTCCCACCGGCCTTCCAGGACCATGTCTGCACTCAGGAGGACCTCCAGAGCGTCTTCCATCGCTCCTCCCAGCCGCACGCCGAACCTGTCTGGCAGCTGGCCGACGAACCGTTGCTCGTCTGCGACGTCGCCAAGCAGGCCGGCCGGCCGGTGGACGAGGTGCTGCGGCGGCTGGCCGACTTCGCCTGGCTGGGCTGGACCGCTCCGACGAGCGAGGCGGTGGCTCCGTGGACCCTCCTCGCCGACGACGAGATTCTCGACGATGTCGTCCGTCTCTTCAGCGTCAGGCTCCCCGAGGGTGACCGCGAACTGCGCTGGGCGGCGACCGTGGACTTCGCCGAGAGCATGGACACCGATCTCGCGGACGCCGAGCGGCGACTCGCGCGGGAAGCGGACAAGCTCGGCTTGCGGTACGAGCGGCGCTACGCGCAGGACACCGCGGCGGCCCGGGTCGAGCCGTCCTTGGACGCGGCGGTGCTGGTCCGGCGCCTCCAGACCATCAACTGCGCCCTGGAGCGGGGTGTGGACCTGGAATCGCTGTCCATAGCCCGCAACCTCCGCGGCCAGGAGTGGGAGCCTTCCGTCGCGGTCGAGGACCTGCGGGAGGCGGGAGTCCGCGTCCCGGACGACATCACCCTCGCCGTCGACTGGAATCGCCTGCCGCTGCGGGACCGCTACATCCTCTCGGGCAAGGAGCCCTCCCTGATGGAAGAGGACACCCCCGCCGCGGACATCACTTCGGGGGCCCTCTTCTACTCGGCGGAACGCCTCAACGAGACACTCCGCGAGGTCTGGAAGACGGCGGACAAGTACGCGGAGCTCTACGGACTGACCATGCCGTCGCTGCCCGAAGCCCTCGCCGACCTGCGCCCTACCCGAGGCATGGCCATCGCTGTCCTCAGCCACCCCATCGACGATCGCACCGGCTCCTCCGCCACCGCGCGATGGCGTCGTCTCACTCCCATGGGGCTGGCCACCTACGCCCGCCAACTCGCGTCCGACGGGGCCGCGGCCTACGAGCGCCTGCTGCCGCTGCGCTCGATCGGGGCGCTCGTCACCGAACTCCCCGTCGACGCGCTAGCCGCACTCCAGGGCCTCATGCCGGACGATCACGACGTCGTCGCGCTGGGGAACGACCACCGGGTGACCGGCGAGGACGACCCCTACTGTGCGCTCGACCTGGTGAGCATCGCCGGTCGGCTGGGCGAGCCGCTGCCCCGGACCGTCGAGCGCATCACCCCGTACCTTCCCCTGTGCCCGGAGCCGCGCGTCCTGCCGCCCGTGCCCGACGTCCTCCCGCGCTGGCAGGATCTGACCCTGCTCACCGAGGACCTGGACGGCATGCTGCCCGCGGTCCACGGGCGGGTGAGCCCAAGTCACGTCCGGCGGGCCGCCGCGGCCACCGGTGAGAGCGAGCAGTGGATCGCGGAGCGGCTGCGGTTGTACGCGACGATGTTCGATCTGGTCGTCGACGAGAAGGACGAGAAAGACGGCGAGCGGGACGAGGACGGCGATGAGTGA
- a CDS encoding L,D-transpeptidase family protein: MRPRVVAAAVVCASLLLLGAAPGTGAHPPLPARMADTGGGTQLITAVAPEAGATAGTLTWWDLRHGRWVPAGSTPARFGANGLVEGASRRQGTNTTPTGLYGLPFAFGIRGAPRGTSYPYRPVRQGSWWCQDNDSRAYNRWTEPRPTDCRATESEHLVTYRTQYAYALVIGFNYRAPVRGRGAGIFLHVNGRGATAGCVSVPVGAMRRILAWAKPWERPHIAIGTTGGRTAISRY; this comes from the coding sequence ATGCGCCCTCGTGTCGTCGCCGCCGCTGTCGTCTGTGCGTCGCTCCTGCTGCTCGGTGCGGCTCCGGGCACCGGCGCTCACCCGCCGCTGCCCGCGCGGATGGCGGATACCGGGGGCGGCACCCAGTTGATCACCGCCGTGGCCCCGGAGGCGGGCGCCACGGCGGGCACGCTCACCTGGTGGGACCTGCGGCACGGGCGATGGGTGCCGGCCGGTTCCACGCCGGCCCGGTTCGGCGCGAACGGCCTGGTCGAGGGAGCCTCGCGCAGGCAGGGCACGAACACCACACCCACCGGCCTGTACGGCCTCCCGTTCGCCTTCGGCATCCGTGGGGCGCCGCGCGGGACGTCGTATCCGTACCGTCCCGTGCGGCAGGGCTCCTGGTGGTGTCAGGACAACGACTCCCGTGCCTACAACCGGTGGACCGAGCCCCGGCCGACCGACTGCCGTGCCACCGAGTCCGAACACCTCGTCACATACCGCACTCAGTACGCGTACGCGCTGGTCATCGGGTTCAACTACCGTGCGCCGGTGCGGGGCCGCGGCGCCGGAATCTTCCTGCATGTCAACGGCCGTGGCGCGACAGCCGGTTGTGTGTCGGTGCCGGTGGGGGCGATGCGGCGGATACTGGCCTGGGCCAAGCCGTGGGAGCGGCCGCACATCGCGATCGGCACGACCGGCGGCCGAACGGCGATCAGCCGGTATTGA
- a CDS encoding transposase, protein MKLVVQVKLLPTPEQASVLEATLHACNRAADHVSRTAFELHQLGEHLRYKARQAGVPFMEVDPRHTSQRCPRCGHTEKANRSTREHFCCRRCGLAGPADHVAGVNVRNRARSAWVLVTAPAPSP, encoded by the coding sequence ATGAAGCTGGTGGTGCAGGTGAAGCTGCTGCCGACGCCCGAGCAGGCGTCGGTACTTGAGGCGACCCTGCACGCCTGCAACCGCGCGGCGGACCATGTGTCCCGTACCGCCTTTGAGCTCCATCAGCTGGGCGAGCACCTGAGGTACAAGGCCCGTCAAGCCGGGGTGCCGTTTATGGAGGTGGATCCGCGCCATACCTCGCAGCGCTGCCCGCGCTGCGGCCACACCGAGAAGGCCAATCGGTCGACCCGGGAACATTTTTGCTGTCGCCGGTGTGGCCTCGCTGGGCCCGCCGACCACGTCGCCGGGGTCAACGTGCGCAACCGCGCCCGCTCGGCGTGGGTGCTTGTCACCGCACCCGCACCCTCCCCCTGA
- a CDS encoding pyridoxamine 5'-phosphate oxidase family protein, which produces MGKTYERIDGRLRTFIEEQPLFFTATAPLSGDGTVNLSPKGLKGSFAVLDEHTVAYLDFAGSNAETVAHLRENGRITLMWCAFQGPPNIVRVHGRGEPVFRDDPRFRELLAHFAGIDPTPHGLRAIIVVHAELVRDTCGFAVPFMTYDEDRELHAKRFAREDDASLNAYFESKEHIATSLDGLPGLPLPLRPI; this is translated from the coding sequence ATGGGAAAGACCTATGAGCGCATCGACGGGCGGCTCCGTACGTTCATCGAGGAGCAGCCCCTCTTCTTCACCGCGACCGCGCCCCTGTCCGGCGACGGCACGGTCAACCTCTCCCCCAAGGGCCTCAAGGGCTCGTTCGCCGTACTCGACGAACACACCGTGGCCTACCTCGACTTCGCCGGCTCCAACGCGGAGACCGTCGCGCACCTGAGGGAGAACGGCCGGATCACGCTGATGTGGTGCGCCTTCCAGGGGCCGCCGAACATCGTGCGGGTGCACGGCCGCGGCGAACCCGTCTTCCGCGACGACCCCCGCTTCCGGGAGCTCCTCGCCCATTTCGCCGGCATCGACCCGACCCCGCACGGGCTGCGCGCGATCATCGTCGTGCACGCCGAACTGGTCCGGGACACGTGCGGGTTCGCGGTGCCCTTCATGACCTACGACGAGGACCGCGAGCTGCACGCGAAGCGGTTCGCGCGGGAGGACGACGCGTCGCTCAACGCGTACTTCGAGAGCAAGGAGCACATCGCCACGAGCCTGGACGGACTGCCCGGACTACCGTTGCCCCTGCGTCCGATTTGA
- the argH gene encoding argininosuccinate lyase: protein MSSNSGDVRLWGGRFADGPAEALAKLSASVHFDWRLAPYDIAGSRAHARVLHKAGLLTEDELTRMIAGLDRLEADVADGSFVGTIADEDVHTALERGLLERLGPDLGGKLRAGRSRNDQVATLFRMYLRDHARIIGGLVAELQDALIGLAEAHPDVAMPGRTHLQHAQPVLFAHHVLAHVQSLSRDAERLRQWDERTAVSPYGSGALAGSSLGLDPEAVAKDLGFEHGSVGNSIDGTASRDFVAEFAFITAMIGVNLSRISEEIIIWNTKEFSFVTLHDAFSTGSSIMPQKKNPDIAELARGKSGRLIGNLTGLMATLKALPLAYNRDLQEDKEPVFDSCDQLEVLLPAFTGMVATLTVHRERMEELAPAGFSLATDIAEWLVKQGVPFRVAHEVAGECVKAAEAEGKELDELTDEQFAKISSHLTPEVRTVLNVPGALASRDGRGGTAPSAVAVQLAEVKADVAAQHSWADAKK, encoded by the coding sequence GTGAGCAGCAACAGCGGTGACGTACGGCTCTGGGGCGGCCGTTTCGCCGACGGTCCCGCCGAGGCCCTGGCGAAGCTGTCCGCGTCCGTCCACTTCGACTGGCGGCTCGCGCCCTACGACATCGCCGGTTCGCGCGCCCACGCGCGCGTGCTGCACAAGGCGGGCCTGCTCACCGAGGACGAACTGACCCGGATGATCGCCGGGCTCGACCGGCTGGAGGCGGACGTCGCCGACGGCTCCTTCGTGGGCACCATCGCCGACGAGGACGTCCACACCGCCCTGGAGCGTGGCCTCCTGGAGCGCCTCGGCCCCGACCTCGGCGGCAAGCTGCGCGCCGGCCGCTCCCGCAACGACCAGGTCGCCACCCTCTTCCGGATGTACCTGCGTGACCACGCCCGGATCATCGGCGGCCTCGTGGCCGAGCTCCAGGACGCCCTGATCGGCCTGGCGGAGGCCCATCCGGACGTGGCGATGCCCGGCCGCACCCATCTGCAGCACGCCCAGCCGGTGCTCTTCGCCCACCATGTCCTCGCGCACGTGCAGTCCCTGTCCCGGGACGCCGAGCGGCTGCGCCAGTGGGACGAGCGCACGGCGGTCTCGCCGTACGGCTCGGGCGCCCTCGCGGGCAGCAGCCTCGGCCTGGACCCGGAGGCGGTCGCGAAGGACCTCGGCTTCGAGCACGGCAGCGTCGGCAACTCCATCGACGGCACGGCCTCCCGTGACTTCGTCGCCGAGTTCGCCTTCATCACCGCGATGATCGGGGTCAACCTCTCCCGGATCTCCGAGGAGATCATCATCTGGAACACGAAGGAGTTCTCCTTCGTGACGCTGCACGACGCGTTCTCCACGGGCTCGTCGATCATGCCGCAGAAGAAGAACCCCGACATCGCGGAGCTGGCGCGCGGCAAGTCGGGCCGCCTGATCGGCAACCTGACCGGCCTCATGGCCACCCTCAAGGCCCTCCCGCTCGCCTACAACCGCGACCTCCAGGAGGACAAGGAGCCGGTCTTCGACTCCTGCGACCAGCTGGAGGTCCTGCTCCCTGCCTTCACCGGCATGGTCGCCACCCTCACCGTCCACCGCGAGCGCATGGAGGAGCTGGCCCCGGCCGGGTTCTCCCTCGCCACCGACATCGCCGAGTGGCTGGTCAAGCAGGGCGTGCCGTTCCGCGTGGCGCACGAGGTGGCCGGCGAGTGCGTCAAGGCCGCCGAGGCCGAGGGCAAGGAACTGGACGAGCTGACGGACGAACAGTTCGCGAAGATCTCCTCCCACCTGACCCCCGAGGTCCGCACCGTCCTCAACGTCCCGGGCGCCCTCGCCTCCCGCGACGGCCGCGGCGGTACGGCGCCCAGCGCGGTCGCCGTCCAGCTCGCCGAGGTCAAGGCCGACGTGGCGGCGCAGCACAGCTGGGCGGACGCAAAGAAGTGA